CAATGTAAACCGCGTCGGCACCATTATCGATGGCCGCTTTCAACGCCGGTAAGTTTCCGGCTGGGCAAAGCAACTCCATAATTTATCCTGAATCATCGGGAAACCTCAGAGGTAACCCATGCCGCCCATGTAAGGGGCAGCAAAATTGTTAACGAACTGGGATTTTAGTTAACCCGACCACGACAAATTTTGATTTAAGGCAGCTAATGGCGTATTGATGACTTATTGATAAGGTTGATAAGTGGTATCTATAACCCGCGCAATTGTTGATTTGCACCGCTACAGAGAATGGTTGGTGTGGCAAAATAGCGGTTAAATTTCTCAAGGAGTAAAGCTCGTGCTGGATAAATTGCGCTCACGCCTGGTCCATCGTGGCCCGTCACTGTTAAGAACACCGGTTAAATTGACGCCCTTTGCTCTAAAGCGGCAGGTGCTTGAGCAGGTGCTTGGCTGGCAGTTTCGTCAGGCGATGGAAGATGGTGAACTCGAATTTCTTGAGGGACGCTGGTTGAGTATTGAAGTGCGCGACCTCGGTCTGAAGTGGTTTACTTCGGTACAAGATAATAAACTGGTAGTGCGTGAAGATGCCCCAGCAGATGTCAGCTTCAGTGCAACCGCCAACGATCTGCTGATGATCGCCGCACGTAAGCAAGATCCCGATACGTTGTTTTTCCAGCGTCGTCTGGTCATTGAAGGTGACACAGAACTTGGGCTGTATGTTAAAAATCTAATGGATGCCATTGAGCTGGATGCAATGCCTAAACCATTACGCATGCTGCTGCTGCAACTGGCTGATTTTGTCGAAGCAGGGATGAAGCATCAACCTGCTCCAGAAAGTAACTCGGTAGGTGAGCCATGTTAATTCGTGTAGAAATACCCATTGATGCACCAGGCATCGATGCCTTACTTCGCCGTTCCTTTAATGGGAATGGTGAAGCTGATTTGGTTAAGGCTTTACGAGAAGACGGGCTGCTAACGCTTGGCGTTGTTGCCACCGACGACGAAGGTCAGGTGGTCGGTTATGTTGCCTTTAGCCCCGTTGCGGTAGAGGGTGAAGAACTCCAGTGGGTTGGCCTGGCGCCACTCGCGGTAGACGAAGCTTATCGCGGCCAGGGTTTGGCAAAAAAACTGGTATACGAAGGGCTGGATTCACTCAATGAATTTGGCTACGCAGCAGTGGTCACTTTAGGTGAACCGGCGATGTACGAGCGTTTCGGTTTTGTTCCCGCCGCGCAGTATGGTTTGCGTTGCGCCTGGCCCGATACCGAAGCTTACTTCCTGATTCATCCGCTGGCTGATGATGCGCTTAATGGTGTTTCTGGGCTGGTGGAGTATCACGAACACTTCAATCGCGAATTCTGATCCCCTATGTCTTTTGAAGGTCTGCCAACAGATCTTCAAAAGACAATTTCCCTGCCACTAGCATCTCTTTCTGCGCTTTAGTCAGCTGTTTTATACGGTATTCCAGGCGCAAAGCTGATGAGCGATCGCCCACCAGATGACTAAACGCCAATTTCAGCTCACCTTTTCCGCGTAGCGCTTTCGCCCCTTTTCCAGACTGGTGTTGACCAAAACGACGCACGACATCGGTAGTGATGCCGGTATACAAACGGTTATCGAGGGTGCGGACTAAATAGAGATACCAGGGAGACATAAGTCAGGCGCATAATTAACGTTTTCCGCAGAATATCACTCTTCAGGTTGCACATGGAAACTCTCAATGCCATCGGTCGTTGGCTGAACAAACAGCATGTACTGACCTACTGCGTAGGCAGCAATGGCGATTTATGGTGCGCCAACGCGTTTTATTTATTCGATGAACAACGTATCGCTTTTTATCTGTTGAGCGAAACTCACACCCGGCACGGCGAGTTGATTGGCAAACAGGCCAATGTCGCCGGAACCGTCAACGGGCAGCCGAAAACTGTCGCATTAATTCGTGGCGTGCAGTTTCGTGGCGAAATCACGTTGATTGACGACGAAACGGAAGCCGCAACGCTGCGTAGTCGTTACTGCAAACGCTTCCCGGTGGCGAGAGTGATGAAAGCTCCTGTATGGGAAATTCGCCTTGATGAGATAAAAATGACCGATAACACGCTCGGTTTTGGGAAAAAACTCCACTGGCTGCGAGATGAAACTAAGCTTGGTGAATAAGCGACAGGAGATCTTATGAGCCAGGTTTTACTCACAGGGGCTACGGGCCTCATCGGTGGACATCTGTTACGCATGTTGATTGGGGAGCCGCAAGTCAGCCACATCGTTGCGGCAACACGCCGTCCCTTGCCTGCGATGAACAAAGTCACCAATCTATACGATCCCCAGTTGAGCGATGTGCTCACCCAATTAACCGAGCCGCTTGATACGGTTTTCTGCTGCCTCGGCACCACCATGAAAGAAGCCGGCAGCAAAGAGGCTTTCGTATTAGCGGATTACACGCTGGTGGTGGATACCGCGATAACTGGCTTGCGTCTGGGTGCAAAACATATGCTGGTGGTCAGCGCTATCGGTGCAAACAGCAAATCGCCGTTCTTCTACAACCGGGTGAAAGGGGAAATGGAAGAGGCGCTTATCGCACAAGAGTGGCCGCGCCTGACGATTGCCCGCCCGTCTATGCTGCTTGGGCACCGTGAATCACAGCGTTTTAATGAATCGCTGTTTGCACCGTTGTTTAAACTCATGCCGGGAAAATGGAAGTCTATTGAGGCCAGGGATGTGGCGAAGGCGATGCTACATGAAGCGATTTCCCCCTCACACGAAGCCGTGAGTATCCTCGACTCGCGCGAGTTGCGGGAAATCGCTCAACGCACTACTGCTGACTAATTTTCCTCACCCATTTGTCGCTCAAAGGCCTGACGTATCAATCCCATGACGTAGGGCAACTGATCTAGGGAGGAAAGCCCAACCTCAACATTACCGTTGCCCCAACGGCCTAAATGCGTGACGTCTTTTGCCAGGCCTTTAGGGTCGGACAGTTCATAAAAGGGCATATAGATCGATAATCTCAGGCGGCTCTTTTGCGGCACGACATCAACGAAATTCGTTTCTGCTTTATAAACGACATAAAGCTTGGTGAATTCCTCCGTCACTCCCGCATCTATTTCCAGCACCTGTTGGCGAAAAGCATCAAAAACAGCTCTCATTGGAGCGTTACTCGATAAATGTGGATGGTCGTTCAGACTCCAGGCTGTGTTTCTGGTTTTTTTCTCGGCATAACCGACAAGGATTCCTGATGGAAGCTTTGGTGCTTGCCAGACATCGACTGCGGTCTGCGCCAACATTTGTGCTCGACCGATAATCCCCTGTTCGTTCCAGTGGTTTAAACTGCCTAAGCCTTTATTCAAACGCAGCGGGCTTTCTTTAAATCCACCTTTCATATTGCACTTATCGGCAAAAATGCGATTGCTGTATTCAGAGTTATAGCCTGTTAGCGTCAGGTTACCGAGCGTATGCAAATACGTTTCCTGGATCTGTTTCCAGTTACTCCCCAGCGCTTCCTGCCAGGCAGTGGGCAGTGGCGTTTGCTGTGGCAGAATGTGCTCAATGGTATATTCATCTACCGCGACACGTTCTTTACGGCCTTCATTTTCCAGGCGGCGCAGCCAGTAACTACGGTTGCGAAAGTTATAAAGATCGCGTTTTTGAATTTCACGTTTAAATTCTTCGTCATCAGGAAAACGCCGATAAGACGGTAAAGCTTGCAGGTACGCCTGAATACTTTCCAGATAAGATTTTTTATTTAGTGATTTCTTAATGGTTGCAAAAGTTTTATTCAGTGAATTAGTGGGTATGGCACAAACGGCACGACGAAAAACATAGGATTCAATTAGCCTTATCGCCGACACAAAATCCGTTACCGAAAAATGATTATGTTGATAATCATGATAAAGCTCTAACAAGAAAGGATAGGCGACATCAACTTTCAGTTCGCGTAAATCTTTGAAACCTAAAGCAAGCTGCTTATCGGATTCTCTGTTCAGTGCCATTGCGCAATAGTAACCAGCGTATATTTGAATATCAGCTACCAGTTGGTCTACGCCACTATTGTGATTTTTTGGCTCAAGGGCATAAGCTTTAAAAGCTTCATAAACATCATCTATACGCGGAATATTTCCGGTTTTTACCGTCAGATAATGGCGCATAAAACTGTCAAATTGCGCGTTATAACCTTCCTGCCCGAATGCGACTTCCATCGGACGCCAATAGTCTTCATATAATCGGGTTTGATGCTCTGGCTCCAGCCCCATCAAAATAAAATTACGGATGAGGTCTGCCTGGCTCAAAGCTTTACCCGTAGAGTTCATACTTTCAAATATGAGTTGAGGATTATCCTGCCCGCGGCTTAGTGCGACATCAACAATCAATAGCTTTGCCAGCCCTTTACAGACAAACAGTAAATTTTCTGGATATTTGCCTAATTGCTCGTCAAAGAAATCAAAGTTTTCTTTCAGGCGAAGCGAATAGTTTTCTGGCCACGACTTTTGTCGCAGTAAGGCAAGCAAAGATTCTTTATCTGTTTGTGTCAGAAGGAGTTTGAACGCTCGTTCGCCTGCTTCAAGATCGTTTAACAAATAATAATGGCGCAATTTGCGGGCAGAGAAACCCTCCAGAGGTTCGCTATCACCCAGGTGCCGACATAGTGCTTCAATGATTAATGTTGCCGTAGTCAGGCGCTGTTGGCCGTCAATGACTAAAAGCGCTGATTGACTACTTACCTGATAAAGCCCTTGCTCGATATAGACCACCGAGCCAATGAAGTGGGCCGGGATATCTTCTCTTTGCCCGGCGCGAATAATGTCGTCCCAAAGTTGCTGGCATTGAGCAAGCGTCCAGGAATAATTGCGTTGATAAATGGGAATGACAAATTGCGGTGACTTCTTCAAAAAATCAAACAGGCGGGCTTCCGTGGCTTTCATAAGCATCCTTAACTCGGACCGATGTCGATTGCGGGGTTAAAAGTTGCAGGAAGCTTAGCGCTAAGAGGAAAATGAAATAGAGTGCTGCATCAAAGGGTTGTGTTAGAGATGTTAGGTTTTAGTGCTTTTCGACCCCAGAGAGCTAATCAATTTGCTATAGCTCTTTGATAGCTTCATGGGGTCGTTGAAGAAACGCTTTATCGCAAATGATGTACAACCTGGTTACTGCTGCCGCGCCAGATGAGTGACGGGTCTTTCAAATCCTGCACGAATTTGCCGTCGATAAGCACGTTAATCAAATCCACCACTTCGCGCTGATCCGCAGTTAACTCATCAAGCTTATAACCGGTCCATATCCAGATATCTTTTCCGGGGCATTCTTCACGTACTCGCTTCACGAGTTTCAGGACGTCCGCAATATTTTGTGGATGAAGCGGATCGCCACCCGAAAGCGATAATCCCTGGCGGCGAATGCGGGTGTCGTTAAGATCGGCAATGATCCGATCTTCCATTTCCTGCGTGAAAGCCATACCGGAATTCAGCCGCCAGGTGCTTTTGTTGTAGCACCCTGGGCATTCATGCACGCAGCCTGAAACAAACAGGG
The nucleotide sequence above comes from Buttiauxella selenatireducens. Encoded proteins:
- the ubiT gene encoding ubiquinone anaerobic biosynthesis accessory factor UbiT, whose translation is MLDKLRSRLVHRGPSLLRTPVKLTPFALKRQVLEQVLGWQFRQAMEDGELEFLEGRWLSIEVRDLGLKWFTSVQDNKLVVREDAPADVSFSATANDLLMIAARKQDPDTLFFQRRLVIEGDTELGLYVKNLMDAIELDAMPKPLRMLLLQLADFVEAGMKHQPAPESNSVGEPC
- a CDS encoding GNAT family N-acetyltransferase, with amino-acid sequence MLIRVEIPIDAPGIDALLRRSFNGNGEADLVKALREDGLLTLGVVATDDEGQVVGYVAFSPVAVEGEELQWVGLAPLAVDEAYRGQGLAKKLVYEGLDSLNEFGYAAVVTLGEPAMYERFGFVPAAQYGLRCAWPDTEAYFLIHPLADDALNGVSGLVEYHEHFNREF
- a CDS encoding GIY-YIG nuclease family protein, with the protein product MSPWYLYLVRTLDNRLYTGITTDVVRRFGQHQSGKGAKALRGKGELKLAFSHLVGDRSSALRLEYRIKQLTKAQKEMLVAGKLSFEDLLADLQKT
- a CDS encoding YhbP family protein, which encodes METLNAIGRWLNKQHVLTYCVGSNGDLWCANAFYLFDEQRIAFYLLSETHTRHGELIGKQANVAGTVNGQPKTVALIRGVQFRGEITLIDDETEAATLRSRYCKRFPVARVMKAPVWEIRLDEIKMTDNTLGFGKKLHWLRDETKLGE
- a CDS encoding NAD(P)H-binding protein codes for the protein MSQVLLTGATGLIGGHLLRMLIGEPQVSHIVAATRRPLPAMNKVTNLYDPQLSDVLTQLTEPLDTVFCCLGTTMKEAGSKEAFVLADYTLVVDTAITGLRLGAKHMLVVSAIGANSKSPFFYNRVKGEMEEALIAQEWPRLTIARPSMLLGHRESQRFNESLFAPLFKLMPGKWKSIEARDVAKAMLHEAISPSHEAVSILDSRELREIAQRTTAD
- a CDS encoding GmrSD restriction endonuclease domain-containing protein; protein product: MKATEARLFDFLKKSPQFVIPIYQRNYSWTLAQCQQLWDDIIRAGQREDIPAHFIGSVVYIEQGLYQVSSQSALLVIDGQQRLTTATLIIEALCRHLGDSEPLEGFSARKLRHYYLLNDLEAGERAFKLLLTQTDKESLLALLRQKSWPENYSLRLKENFDFFDEQLGKYPENLLFVCKGLAKLLIVDVALSRGQDNPQLIFESMNSTGKALSQADLIRNFILMGLEPEHQTRLYEDYWRPMEVAFGQEGYNAQFDSFMRHYLTVKTGNIPRIDDVYEAFKAYALEPKNHNSGVDQLVADIQIYAGYYCAMALNRESDKQLALGFKDLRELKVDVAYPFLLELYHDYQHNHFSVTDFVSAIRLIESYVFRRAVCAIPTNSLNKTFATIKKSLNKKSYLESIQAYLQALPSYRRFPDDEEFKREIQKRDLYNFRNRSYWLRRLENEGRKERVAVDEYTIEHILPQQTPLPTAWQEALGSNWKQIQETYLHTLGNLTLTGYNSEYSNRIFADKCNMKGGFKESPLRLNKGLGSLNHWNEQGIIGRAQMLAQTAVDVWQAPKLPSGILVGYAEKKTRNTAWSLNDHPHLSSNAPMRAVFDAFRQQVLEIDAGVTEEFTKLYVVYKAETNFVDVVPQKSRLRLSIYMPFYELSDPKGLAKDVTHLGRWGNGNVEVGLSSLDQLPYVMGLIRQAFERQMGEEN
- the nrdG gene encoding anaerobic ribonucleoside-triphosphate reductase-activating protein, with product MNYHQYYPVDIVNGPGTRCTLFVSGCVHECPGCYNKSTWRLNSGMAFTQEMEDRIIADLNDTRIRRQGLSLSGGDPLHPQNIADVLKLVKRVREECPGKDIWIWTGYKLDELTADQREVVDLINVLIDGKFVQDLKDPSLIWRGSSNQVVHHLR